CGCTTTTCAAATCCATCTCGATAACGTCGGCGATCGCCAGATAACGCGGGCCGTCGCTGCGGGAAAGGTCGGGAGTCCAGGTTTTCATGAGAACTCATCAATATTGAACATTGACTGTATATTGTTGCTTTCTTTGCCTGTCACTCTTGAAAATCGATTTTCACCAAAAAGAAGCATTCACGCATCAGACAAGGCTCATTGATCGCACATTGACTGCACTCAAAGTTGCTCGTCATGCCTATGAGCACAGCACAAAATTGCCTTGATATTGGCACTACGTTTCGTTCTTCGCTTATATTGACTGTAATATTGACTGCAAATTTCTCGATTTTGATTTGATAATAGGCAAAACCTCATCTGGCATAGGCTTTGCAATTGAATGGGAGTGGCCCGTCAGGTGGGCCGACCTCTAAACAGGAGCCATTCATGCCCGCAATCACTGCACCGGCCCACGCTGATGGGGACTTCTTCGTTGACTACGAAGAAAAAGTTTTTGAAGACATCCAGGCCAATGAAGGCGAAAAAGCCCTCATCACCTTCCACACCGTTGCTTTTGAAGGCTCTATCGGCCTCGTCAATCTGCTTCAGGCCAAACGCCTCAAGCGCAAGGGCTATGACACGTCCATATTGCTCTATGGTCCCGGCGTCACCCTGGGTATCCAGCGGGGCTTCCCCAAGCTCGGCTCGGAGGCTTTCCCGGGGCATTTGAACTTCAACAACCAGATCAAGGGTTTTCTGGAAGAAGGCGGCAAGGTTTATGCGTGCCGTTTTGCCCTCCAGGCGCTCTACGGCCATGGCGAGCCTGCGTTGATCCCCGGCATCACGCCCATCAGCCCGCTGGATGTGCTGGACCTGATGCTGATCCACCGTCGTGCCGGGGCTGTCATTCTGGACACCTGGACGCTCTGACTTATCCCCGCGCTCTGATCAGCGCGCCCGGAAGGCGGGGCCAGCCCCGCCTCCTTCACCCCAATCCAAGGAATTCGTCATGGAGAAAAGCAGGACCGTTCGGGCTGCCGCCGCACAGATCGCGCCGGATCTCACCTCACGCGACAAAACGCTTGCCCGCGTGCTGGAAACAATCCGCGAGGCGGCTGGCAAGGGCGCGGAGCTCATCGTCTTTCCAGAAACCTTCGTTCCCTGGTATCCCTATTTTTCCTTCGTCCTGCCACCGGTTCTGTCTGGCCGCGAACATCTCCGGCTCTACGACGAGGCTGTCACCATTCCGAGTGTCACGACCGAGGCCGTGGCGGCAGCGGCACGCGAGCACGGCATCGTCGTCGCACTCGGCATCAACGAACGGGATCATGGCACGCTTTATAATACACAACTGGTTTTTGATGCGGATGGAGAGCTTGTGCTCAACCGGCGCAAGATCACGCCGACCTTCCATGAGCGGATGATCTGGGGCCAGGGCGACGCCTCCGGCCTCAAGGTGGTCGATAGCAAAATCGGCCGTATCGGCGCGCTGGCCTGCTGGGAGCACTACAATCCCCTCGCCCGCTATGCGCTGATGGCCCAGCATGAGGAAATCCACGTCGCGCAATTCCCCGGCTCCATGGTCGGACCGATCTTTGCCGACCAGATGGAAGTAACGATCCGCCATCATGCGCTGGAAAGCGGCTGTTTCGTCGTCAACGCCACCGGCTGGCTGACCGACGAGCAGATCCGGTCGATCACCCCTGAGGAAGGCCTGCAAAAGGCACTGCGCGGCGGCTGCATGACGGCGATCATTTCGCCGGAAGGCAAGCACCTGGCACCCCCGATTACCGAGGGCGAAGGCATCCTCATTGCCGACCTGGACATGAGCCTGATCCTGAAACGCAAGCGGATGATGGATTCTGTGGGCCACTATGCGCGACCGGAACTTCTGCATCTCGTCATCGACGACCGCCCGGCACATCCGATGGTGGCCGCCCATCCTTTCCTCGAAACCGCACCGACAGGGAGCAATACCGATGGATACCAGACCCCAGCTTTCGACGGAAACGCTGATCAACGAATTGCAGTCGTTCGGCGCGAGGCTCGTTGACCCGAAAGCAGGCCACGAAAGCCGTCGCGGTGGTGCAGGCCCTTCCGATCACAAGGCTCTGACCATCGACGGCATGACGGTGATGGTGCCGGTACACACGGCACCCGCATTCGAGAGTCCTTACCTTGTCGAAAAACCTGACGACGCTGGCAACAGCCGCATCAGTCGCGACGGCCATGTCATCGGGGAAGTCTCCTTCCCCTTGCGTCCACGCTTTTACGAGCGCTCGACGGCGGACGGCATTCCCTATTCGCAGATTGCCGTGCTTCACGGTCGCGACGTCTTGGCGACAACCGTCCTACAGACCTGTATCCGCTACCAGAGCCGGACGAAAACCTGTCAGTTCTGCGCCATCGGCCAATCGCTGGCGGCTGGCCGCACTGTTGCCCACAAGACGCCGGAGCAGCTCGCTGAAGTCGCCAAGGCCGCCGTGGAACTGGACGGCGTCAAGCATATGGTTATGACCACAGGCACACCGAAAGGCGACGACCGGGGAGCCGCGGTGCTTGCCGAAAGCGCCCGCGCCATCAAGGCTGCCGTCAACATTCCCATTCAAGCACAGTGCGAGCCACCGGAAGATGACATCTGGTTTTCACGGATGAAAGACGCTGGTGTGGATGCGCTGGGCATGCATCTCGAAGTCGTGACGCCGGAAATCCGCGCCCGCATCATGCCGGGCAAGGCGCAAGTCGGCATCGAAAAATACATGGCCTCCTTCAAGGCTGCGGTCGAGGTATTCGGGCGCGGACAGGTCTCCACCTATATGCTCGCCGGGCTTGGAGACACACGCGAGGCCATCCTCGACATCTGCGAAAGACTGGTGGCGATAGGCGTCTATCCCTTCGTCGTGCCCTTCGTGCCGATCTCGGGAACGCCGCTGGAAAGCCATCCCGCGCCGAAACCGGACTTCATGCATTCGATCCTCGGCCCGCTCTCAAAAATGCTCGTAGAGAGTGGCCTGAAGGCCGTCGATATCAAGGCTGGCTGCGGAAAATGCGGTGCCTGCTCCGCCCTTTCCACCTATGAGAGGATGCTGACCCGATGATGATCGAACCTTTCTCACCCTTCCACACCAGCGAATTCCAGGTAAAGTTCGCGACATCAACCTGGGAGCGTCGCGAGGCTCATGCCCTTCGTCGGGATGTCTTCTGCCGCGAACAGCAGATTTTTGAAAGCGACGACCGGGACGCGATCGATGACCGCGCTACCCCCATCGTTGCGCTCTCCATGCTGGGTGTGGCCGCCGACAGGCTGGTCGGCACGGTGCGCATTCACGAGGAACAGCCGGGCCTCTGGTGGGGGTCGCGCCTTGCCGTGCATGAGGATTTCCGCAAGATCGGCGCGCTGGGCGCAACGCTGATCCGGCTTGCCGTCTCCTCCGCCAATGCCATGGGCTGCCAGACGTTTCTGGCCAATGTGCAGGTGCAGAACGGTCTGCTCTTTCGCCGCCTGCACTGGGATGTTGTCGAGGAATTCGAGATTTACGGCAAGCCGCATCTGCGCATGAAGGCGGATCTAAGCTGGTATCCGCCCTGCGCCACACCGGAGGCAGGTTTCGTGGCGTTGGCCAAACGGGCGGCATGACGATGGCCGATTTCAGGAGGGACATCGATCTCGACGCACTGGCTGAAAAGCTGCGCTCAAGCGGCGGGATCGCTGCGAAACACGATATCGGCAGCGTCACCGCGCGGCTCGGCGTGAAAGGCAAGTCTGTTGCGGTGGGGGACGACTGCGCCGCCTTGCCGGAGGGGGATGGCTACCTGCTTTTCGCCATCGAAGGGTTCATGAATGCCTTCGTCGCCGCCGACCCCTGGTTTGCCGGGTGGTGTGGTGTCATGGTCAACATCTCCGACGTCGTCGCCATGGGCGGCAGGCCAACCGCCGTGGTTGATGCTGTCTGGGCCGATGGCGAAGCGGATGCGGCTCCGGTGCTGGATGGTATGCGGGCGGCGGCGGAGGCCTATGGCGTGCCCATCGTCGGCGGTCACACCAATATCCGCACCGACCGGAGCCAATTGTCCGTCGCCATCCTCGGACGCGCAAAGCGCCTGCTCACAAGCTTCGACGCAAGACCCGGCGACGTCCTGGTCGCTGCCGTGGATCATCGTGGCCGCTATCGCCCGCCCTTCGACAATTGGGAAGCGGCCACCGACGCGCCTGCCGAGCGGCTGCGCGGCGATCTCGAGATCTTACCGCAGATTGCCGAAGCCGGGCTCGCCCTGGCCGCCAAGGACATCAGCCAGGGCGGCATTGTCGGCACGGCAATCATGCTGGCCGAATGCTCCGGCGTCGGTATCGACATCAATGTGGCGGCTATTCCCCTGCCCGAGGACGTCAGCCTTGACCGTTGGTTGGCGACCTTCCCAAGCTTCGGCTATCTGCTGTCCGTGCCGCCCGAACACGTCACTGCCGTGCTGACCCGTTTCGAAACGCGCGACATCACCGCTGCGATCATCGGCACCGTCTCTGTCGGCAGCGCTGTTGCGATCACCAATGGCAGCAAGCGGATTGTCATTCGTGACCATGCCGCAACACCCCTGATGCAACTCGGGCCAGCGGAGCATTGCACATGATCAGCCCGCTGCGCATCGCCATGCTCACGCATTCTACCAATCCACGCGGTGGCGTCGTGCATGCCATGCAGCTTTCCGAAGCGCTAACGGCCCTCGGTCATGCCGTGACCCTGCACGCGCCCGATCCAAAGGGCACCGGCTTCTTCCGCTCGCCCGCCTGTGGCGCGGCCTGCTTTCCCGTGCCACCTGCCCTGGCGGATATGACAGCCCTGGTCGAGCAGCGGATTGCCGATTACATCGGCCACTTCGAACAGGCCGACAATCGTGACTTCGATGTCTTCCATGCCCATGACGGCATTTCGGGAAATGCGCTGGCGACGCTGAAAAGCCGTGGTCTGATCCCGAGTTTCGTCCGTACCATCCATCATATCGATCAATTTGAAGACCCGCGCCTGATGGTCCTTCAGGACCGTTCGATCCAACGGGCCGATGCTTTCCTTGCCGTCAGCGCTGCGTGGCAGGCCATCTTGCGCGACAGCTACGGCGTGGACGCAAAAGTGGTCGGCAACGGCGTCGATAACAGGCGTTTTTCCCCTGCCTGGAGCGGCGAGCAGACGGCGCTGCGAGACCGGATCGGTCTTCATGCCGGTGCCGTCTTTCTCAGCATCGGCGGCATCGAAGCGCGCAAGAACACGCTCGGCATTCTCGATGCCTTCCGGCAGTTGCGGGCGGTCAAGCCGGATGCACAACTGGTCATCGCTGGCGGGGTCTCGCTGCTTGATCATCGGGATTATCAGGAGGAGTTCCAGTCCCACTTGCGGGCGCTGCGCGATGATGCCGCCGCCGTGCACATTATCGGCGCCGTATCTGACGACGATATGCCGAACCTCTACCGGCTTGCCGATGCGCTGGTGTTCCCGTCGCTGAAGGAAGGATTCGGTCTTGTCGTGTTGGAGGCGATGGCCAGCGGCGTTCCAGCCATCGTGCCATCCATTGCACCCTTCATCGACTATCTCAGCGGCGACGATGCCCTTTGGTGCGATCCCCTTCACTCTGCCTCGATCGCCGAAGCCATGGCCCTGGCGCTGGTGCCTGAGATCCGCGAGCGCATCATCCCGCGTGGCCTGGAGGTTGCCAGCCGTTTTACTTGGCGGCGCGTCGCCGAGGCACATCTTTCCACCTATGCAACTTTGAAGGAGGCAGCCCATGCCTGAGATGCGCTTTGTCATCACTTGGCCCGATGGCCAGGAAGAGACCTGTTATTCACCCTCGCTGATCATCCGCGAGTTCTTCACCGAGGGTGAAAGTTATCCGGTGGCGGATTTTGTCGAGCGCAGCCGAAAAGCGCTCACCATCGCCAGTGATCGCGTCGAGGCAAAATACGGATTTGCCTGCTCATCCGCAAACGACCAGCTCGCCCGCATCGAAACCGCCGCCCTCCCCTTCCTCGAGCGCGCCGATGCCCGCGTCCGCTGCGAGACCTTTATCCTGTGAAAGGACATACGATGACCCGATCCCTGAAGCCGCATTACAGCGCCGTCGTCGTGGGAGGCGGCCAGGCCGGCCTCTCCGCCAGCCATTACCTTAGGAAACACGGTATCGACCATGTCGTTTTCGAAAAGAAGACTGTCGCCCACAAATGGAAGGATGAGCGCTGGGATGCCTTCTGTCTGGTCACTCCAAACTGGCAATGCCAGCTGCCCGACCATCCCTATGACGGTGCCGATCCGCACGGATTCATGGTGAAGGAGGAGATCGTCGCCTATGTTGATCGCTTCGTCAAAAAGGTCGATGCGCCCGTTTTAGAAGGCACCAGCGTGACCGCGCTGGAGAAAACGGGAGAGCTGTTCCAGATCGAATCGACGGCGGGCACCATCACCGCCGACAGCGTCATTCTCGCCACCAGCCTCTACAGCCAGCCCTTCGTGCCGCGTGCCGCAGAACGCATTCCCGATGGCATAGCCCAGATCCATACGGCCGATTATCGCAATCCCGCGCAACTGCCGCCAGGCGGCGTCATCGTTGTCGGGTCCGGCCAATCCGGCTGCCAGATTGCCGAGGACCTGCATCTTGCTGGCCGCAAGGTTCATATGGTCACCGGCAATGCACCACGCTGCGCCCGCTTCTACCGGGGCCGCGATGTCGTCGATTGGCTGGCCGATATCGGGCAATATGACATCACCATCGCCCATGACGGTATGGCGAAAAAGAAGCATGATACCAACCATTACCTGACCGGACGCGATGGCGGACGCGATATCGATCTTCGAAAATTCGCGCTGGAAGGCATGGCCCTTTATGGTCGCATGACCGGCGTTTCCGCCGGAAAAATGCTGTTCGAGACCAATCTGAAGAGCAATCTCGACAGCGCCGACCGGGTGTATAACGGCATCAATGCCCTCATTGATCGCCATATTGCGGAAAAAGGCATCCATGCACCGGCAGGTGGACCTTACGTTGCGCTCTGGGAACCGCAGAGTGAAACGACCGAGCTGGACTTTGAGGCCGAAGACGTCACGTCGGTCATCTGGGCGACGGGCTTTACCCCTGATTGGTCCTATGTCGGATTACCGATCTTCGATGGCACCGGCTATCCGATCCAGCGCCGCGGCGTCACCGGCATCAAGGGCGTCTATGTCCTCGGCCTGCCCTGGCTCTGGACCTGGGGGTCCGGCCGGTTCCTCTCAGTCGGCAAGGATGCCGAATATGTGGTGGACCATCT
The window above is part of the Allorhizobium ampelinum S4 genome. Proteins encoded here:
- a CDS encoding MSMEG_0572/Sll0783 family nitrogen starvation response protein, coding for MPAITAPAHADGDFFVDYEEKVFEDIQANEGEKALITFHTVAFEGSIGLVNLLQAKRLKRKGYDTSILLYGPGVTLGIQRGFPKLGSEAFPGHLNFNNQIKGFLEEGGKVYACRFALQALYGHGEPALIPGITPISPLDVLDLMLIHRRAGAVILDTWTL
- a CDS encoding MSMEG_0569 family flavin-dependent oxidoreductase, which gives rise to MTRSLKPHYSAVVVGGGQAGLSASHYLRKHGIDHVVFEKKTVAHKWKDERWDAFCLVTPNWQCQLPDHPYDGADPHGFMVKEEIVAYVDRFVKKVDAPVLEGTSVTALEKTGELFQIESTAGTITADSVILATSLYSQPFVPRAAERIPDGIAQIHTADYRNPAQLPPGGVIVVGSGQSGCQIAEDLHLAGRKVHMVTGNAPRCARFYRGRDVVDWLADIGQYDITIAHDGMAKKKHDTNHYLTGRDGGRDIDLRKFALEGMALYGRMTGVSAGKMLFETNLKSNLDSADRVYNGINALIDRHIAEKGIHAPAGGPYVALWEPQSETTELDFEAEDVTSVIWATGFTPDWSYVGLPIFDGTGYPIQRRGVTGIKGVYVLGLPWLWTWGSGRFLSVGKDAEYVVDHLARQLEQAKRPQMQAANG
- a CDS encoding MSMEG_0568 family radical SAM protein → MDTRPQLSTETLINELQSFGARLVDPKAGHESRRGGAGPSDHKALTIDGMTVMVPVHTAPAFESPYLVEKPDDAGNSRISRDGHVIGEVSFPLRPRFYERSTADGIPYSQIAVLHGRDVLATTVLQTCIRYQSRTKTCQFCAIGQSLAAGRTVAHKTPEQLAEVAKAAVELDGVKHMVMTTGTPKGDDRGAAVLAESARAIKAAVNIPIQAQCEPPEDDIWFSRMKDAGVDALGMHLEVVTPEIRARIMPGKAQVGIEKYMASFKAAVEVFGRGQVSTYMLAGLGDTREAILDICERLVAIGVYPFVVPFVPISGTPLESHPAPKPDFMHSILGPLSKMLVESGLKAVDIKAGCGKCGACSALSTYERMLTR
- a CDS encoding sll0787 family AIR synthase-like protein — translated: MADFRRDIDLDALAEKLRSSGGIAAKHDIGSVTARLGVKGKSVAVGDDCAALPEGDGYLLFAIEGFMNAFVAADPWFAGWCGVMVNISDVVAMGGRPTAVVDAVWADGEADAAPVLDGMRAAAEAYGVPIVGGHTNIRTDRSQLSVAILGRAKRLLTSFDARPGDVLVAAVDHRGRYRPPFDNWEAATDAPAERLRGDLEILPQIAEAGLALAAKDISQGGIVGTAIMLAECSGVGIDINVAAIPLPEDVSLDRWLATFPSFGYLLSVPPEHVTAVLTRFETRDITAAIIGTVSVGSAVAITNGSKRIVIRDHAATPLMQLGPAEHCT
- a CDS encoding Nit6803 family nitrilase, with the protein product MEKSRTVRAAAAQIAPDLTSRDKTLARVLETIREAAGKGAELIVFPETFVPWYPYFSFVLPPVLSGREHLRLYDEAVTIPSVTTEAVAAAAREHGIVVALGINERDHGTLYNTQLVFDADGELVLNRRKITPTFHERMIWGQGDASGLKVVDSKIGRIGALACWEHYNPLARYALMAQHEEIHVAQFPGSMVGPIFADQMEVTIRHHALESGCFVVNATGWLTDEQIRSITPEEGLQKALRGGCMTAIISPEGKHLAPPITEGEGILIADLDMSLILKRKRMMDSVGHYARPELLHLVIDDRPAHPMVAAHPFLETAPTGSNTDGYQTPAFDGNADQRIAVVRREAR
- a CDS encoding MSMEG_0567/Sll0786 family nitrogen starvation N-acetyltransferase, producing the protein MMIEPFSPFHTSEFQVKFATSTWERREAHALRRDVFCREQQIFESDDRDAIDDRATPIVALSMLGVAADRLVGTVRIHEEQPGLWWGSRLAVHEDFRKIGALGATLIRLAVSSANAMGCQTFLANVQVQNGLLFRRLHWDVVEEFEIYGKPHLRMKADLSWYPPCATPEAGFVALAKRAA
- a CDS encoding MSMEG_0565 family glycosyltransferase, translating into MISPLRIAMLTHSTNPRGGVVHAMQLSEALTALGHAVTLHAPDPKGTGFFRSPACGAACFPVPPALADMTALVEQRIADYIGHFEQADNRDFDVFHAHDGISGNALATLKSRGLIPSFVRTIHHIDQFEDPRLMVLQDRSIQRADAFLAVSAAWQAILRDSYGVDAKVVGNGVDNRRFSPAWSGEQTALRDRIGLHAGAVFLSIGGIEARKNTLGILDAFRQLRAVKPDAQLVIAGGVSLLDHRDYQEEFQSHLRALRDDAAAVHIIGAVSDDDMPNLYRLADALVFPSLKEGFGLVVLEAMASGVPAIVPSIAPFIDYLSGDDALWCDPLHSASIAEAMALALVPEIRERIIPRGLEVASRFTWRRVAEAHLSTYATLKEAAHA
- a CDS encoding MSMEG_0570 family nitrogen starvation response protein: MPEMRFVITWPDGQEETCYSPSLIIREFFTEGESYPVADFVERSRKALTIASDRVEAKYGFACSSANDQLARIETAALPFLERADARVRCETFIL